A stretch of the Papaver somniferum cultivar HN1 chromosome 6, ASM357369v1, whole genome shotgun sequence genome encodes the following:
- the LOC113287727 gene encoding quinone oxidoreductase PIG3-like, producing MKAVVITTPGGPEVLEIQEVENPKIKDDEVLIKIEATALNRADTVQRKGSYPPPPGASTYPGLECSGIIEAVGNDVTRWKIGDQVCALLSGGGYAEKVAVPAGQVLPIPSGVSLKDAAGFPEVACTVWSTVFMTSRLTSGETFLVHGGSSGIGTFAIQMAKYCGAKVFVTAGNTEKLAVCKNLGADVCINYKTEDFVARVKEETDGKGVDVILDNIGGSYFQRNLASLNIDGRLFIIGLQGGTATQVNLAPFLQRRLTVQGAGLRSRSSENKASIVSEVEKNVWPAIASGKVKPVIYKSLPLSEVVAAHKLMESSTHIGKILLIP from the exons ATGAAAGCAGTTGTTATCACTACTCCAGGAGGTCCGGAAGTACTAGAAATACAAGAAgtagaaaaccctaaaatcaaagaTGATGAAGTTTTGATTAAAATTGAAGCTACTGCATTAAACAGAGCTGATACTGTACAAAGAAAAGGATCTTATCCACCACCACCTGGTGCTAGTACTTATCCTGGTCTTGAATGTTCTGGAATCATCGAAGCTGTTGGAAATGACGTTACTCGATGGAAAATCGGTGATCAG GTGTGTGCTCTTCTAAGCGGAGGAGGGTATGCAGAAAAGGTAGCAGTACCAGCTGGCCAAGTTCTTCCTATTCCATCTGGTGTTTCTCTTAAGGATGCAGCTGGTTTTCCTGAGGTGGCATGTACTGTTTGGTCGACTGTTTTCATGACTAGCAGGCTAACTTCAGGAGAAACTTTCCTG GTTCATGGTGGGTCTAGCGGAATTGGCACATTTGCTATACAGATGGCTAAATACTGCGGAGCGAAAGTATTTGTCACAGCAG GAAATACGGAAAAATTAGCTGTCTGCAAGAATCTTGGAGCTGATGTTTGCATCAATTATAAGACTGAAGACTTTGTGGCTCGGGTGAAGGAAGAAACTGACGGAAaag GGGTTGATGTTATACTGGACAATATTGGTGGGTCCTATTTCCAACGAAATCTCGCCAGCTTAAACATTGATGGCCGACTCTTTATTATCGGGCTCCAGGGTGGTACAGCTACGCAAGTAAATCTGGCTCCATTTCTTCAAAGGCGTCTTACAGTGCAAG GCGCTGGGCTGCGGTCCAGAAGTTCTGAGAACAAAGCATCAATTGTTAGCGAGGTTGAGAAGAATGTTTGGCCAGCAATTGCTTCTGGAAAGGTAAAGCCTGTGATCTACAAATCCTTACCCTTGTCTGAAGTTGTAGCAGCACACAAGTTAATGGAAAGCAGCACTCATATTGGAAAGATACTACTCATACCATGA